The following nucleotide sequence is from Mesotoga sp. UBA6090.
CAACAAGTTCAAACTGATAGCAGAGGCCGAAGGTCAGGCAATCGCGACAATCAATGTCTTCAAGGCAATTCATGAGGGAGATCCCACAAAGGACTTAATTGCTATCAGATATCTCGACGCCTTGAGGCAGATCGCTGACGGCAAAGCAAACAAGGTATTCTTACCATACGAGAGCAGTGCAATGCTTAGCTCACTGGGTACTATGGCAGAAATCTTCAAGGATGGAAAAGATAGTTCAAGTGTCAACGAGAAGGACAGCAAGAAGTGATCTGATTGTTGATTAGTGAGACTCTTCACGTCTTTTTCAGCGTCATAATTATTACTCTGTTGGCCACCGTGTTATCGGTGGCCTCAGTTTTTGCATTTCAGCGTCAAATCAGGAAGCCGGCTTTCTTCCTGCTGTTCATGAATGTTGCCTTCGCCAGTGGCGTAATATTCTTGGTCAATATTGTACTTGTACACAATGACAGGCTCTTGAATGTTGCTCTCTTCTTCATTGCGTATCTTTACGTATATGGATCACTGGGAAAACACACTTCCAGATATGATGACACCTTCAGAATGTTGTTTCTTTCGATGGGATATACTCGCCAGGAGTTCTTCAAGAACTATCTCATTTTGCAGGGAAGATGGAAGCTGGTCGACTGCGTCTTTACCTTTTCAGTTATCGCCACCGTAATAAGACTTGTGTCTGTTCATTTCAAGTACTTCTATCCTGGCGAGTGGTTGCAGATTATGCTTCTTTTCATGGTCATTTGCATGGTTGTGGGAATCAGCAGATGGTTCGGAGACAAATCTGTAAACAAGTTGTCAAAGGAAGAGTAATATACAGGTGTTATGATACCCCTAGTGGGTATACAGTTATTTAATCCTAGGGAGGGATAGTCATGGCGAAGTTATTGCCAGATAATGTAACAAAGCAAGTGAAGGAGATTTTCAGCAACATGGAAGGTTCGGTGAAAGCTCTTCTTTTCAAGAGTGAGAAAAACTGCGATTACTGTTCGACTGCAGAGCAAATGCTGCAGGAGCTCTCGGAACTAGAAGCAAAGATCGGCTATGAGGTTCATGAGTTGGATTCCGAAATGGCACACAAATACAGTGTTGAATTGGCTCCAAGCATAGTTCTTCTCACTCCCGACGGAGACGACAAGGGTGTAAGGTTCTTGGGAATTCCTGCCGGCCATGAATTTGGCTCGCTTCTGCAGGATATCGTCTCATTTTCCAAGGGAGCCATTCCCGAGTTGTCTGAAGAGTCTATAAAGAAGATTGAGAAGATTAATTCTCCAGTAGATATAAAGGTCTTTGTGACCACCACATGCCCTTACTGCCCGAAGGCGGTTCTTACAGCGCATAATATCGCGATGGTCAACAATAACGTGACGGCCTACATGGTCGAGGCAAACGAGTTCCGGGACCTGTCAAAGAAGTACGGTGTCTCATCCGTTCCGCAGATCGTTATCAATGACAAAGTGACGTTTGTCGGCGCTTATCCCGAAGGACAGTTTGTTGATCAAGTAATGAAGGCTGTTTGAGGAGGCGTGAAATGTCGTTCTTCGAACTTGGGAGCGCGAAGAAATCAGATCTGAAAGAGTATTACGATGTCACAATTATTGGAGGCGGTCCAGGGGGAATTACAGCTGGAATATACGCTGTCCAGGCCGGTCTCAATCCAATAATAGTTGAGAAAGCTCTTGATGGCGGTCAAATGAACAATACCCAATCTGTTGAAAACTGGACGGGGTTCACAAGCATCAGAGGAATGGAACTGAGCGAGAAGATGGCCGACCATGCGAGAGCCTTTGATGTTCCCTTCACATATGCGGAGGTTGTAGACATCGAAACCAATGGACTCGAGAAAGCAGTGGTGCTTGACAATGGAAAGAAAATAAAGTCCAGGGTAATAATAGTAGCCACAGGATCAGTTCTCAGAAAGCTCGGTGTAAAAGGTGAAGAGGAGTTCAAGGGCAGAGGGATCAGCTACTGTGCGACTTGTGACGGTCATTTCTTCTCCGATAAGCACATTGCGGTCATTGGCGGCGGAAACAGCGCTCTTGACGAGTCTCTCTATTTGAGCAAGATGGTGAGTAAAATAACAGTGATTCAAAATCTTCCGAAGCTAACCGCCGACAAACTCCTGCAGAGGAAACTGAACGAAACGGGCAAGGTCGAGTATATTTACAGTTCTGTTGTGGATTCGGTGGAAGGTGATTCACAAGTCAGGAAGGTAAACATAAGGAATGTCGATAGCGGCGAGATAACTTCGTTGGGGGTCGATGGAATCTTCGTGTTCATAGGTTTGATTCCGAACTCTCTGTTCTTGAAAGGAAAGGTGGAGCTCAACGAGTTCGGTTATGTCAAGACAAACGATTTCATGGAGACAAACAAGAAGGCCGTCTACGCAGTTGGAGATGTTAGAGAAAAAGAGGTTCGACAGATAGTTACGGCAGCGGCCGATGGAGCAATAGCGATTTATCACGCGGCAAGAAATCATTTCAATGACTGAATAGACGTAGATTCCTCAGTATAGAAGAAAAGAGCGCGTGGCGCTCTTTTCTTTATTTTATTTTTGCTTCGGGAACCGGTACTATCTCTATTGTCCCCTTTTCCATGTCTATTTCCACCCACTGACCTACGGGAAGTACGACCTTTGGGAAGTCCCCGTGGTAACTTGGCAAACCGATCCAGACAGGAATCTTTTTGTCCAGAAAATAGTCGTGTATGATCCTCTTTATGTCGTCCAGATCGCCATTCCTGATCTCCGTGAATCCCGCAAAAACAACACCTCTGAGAGATGAAAAGTCATCCAGATGCGCGATATTCCAAATCATTCTCTCAAGTGACTCTTTTGTCTCGCTTACATCCTCAAGCACCAGGATAGCGTCCTTCAGTGAGCCCAGATATTCAGTTCCTTGAAGGGCCTGGAACAATGAAAGATTGGCTGGAATTAGTCTGCCAATCATCTTTCCTTCGATTACCGGTATAGACTGATAATTGAAGCGAATCGTTCTTTCACCATTGAAAATTGCAGCGATGTTATGGACGGATTGGGTATCCGATCCAAGCTCAACGGCAACCATTGGACCGTGAAATGTTGTTTGACCGGTCTTGAAATAAATGGAGAGGAGCAAGGCCGTGATATCACTGTAACCCACCAAAGGCTTTGGATTAGAAGCAATCACCTCCCAATCAAGCCAATCAAGGAGATTGTAGGAACCATATCCCCCTCTTGCCGCAATAATCGCATCGTACTCTGGGTTCGCAAAAGCGTCGTTCAGCTCATTAGCCTTTTCTCTAGGAGAGAGCGACACTTCGCAGCTTCTGCCGACTATGACTCTGTATCCCACATTTCTCAAGGCGCTTACGCCGGCTTCAAGCTTTGATCTTTCGGGAAAGCTTGCCGGTGCTGTAACGAAAATCGTTCTGATCTCTCTAGA
It contains:
- the pdo gene encoding protein disulfide oxidoreductase; this translates as MAKLLPDNVTKQVKEIFSNMEGSVKALLFKSEKNCDYCSTAEQMLQELSELEAKIGYEVHELDSEMAHKYSVELAPSIVLLTPDGDDKGVRFLGIPAGHEFGSLLQDIVSFSKGAIPELSEESIKKIEKINSPVDIKVFVTTTCPYCPKAVLTAHNIAMVNNNVTAYMVEANEFRDLSKKYGVSSVPQIVINDKVTFVGAYPEGQFVDQVMKAV
- a CDS encoding NAD(P)/FAD-dependent oxidoreductase, with amino-acid sequence MSFFELGSAKKSDLKEYYDVTIIGGGPGGITAGIYAVQAGLNPIIVEKALDGGQMNNTQSVENWTGFTSIRGMELSEKMADHARAFDVPFTYAEVVDIETNGLEKAVVLDNGKKIKSRVIIVATGSVLRKLGVKGEEEFKGRGISYCATCDGHFFSDKHIAVIGGGNSALDESLYLSKMVSKITVIQNLPKLTADKLLQRKLNETGKVEYIYSSVVDSVEGDSQVRKVNIRNVDSGEITSLGVDGIFVFIGLIPNSLFLKGKVELNEFGYVKTNDFMETNKKAVYAVGDVREKEVRQIVTAAADGAIAIYHAARNHFND
- a CDS encoding S66 peptidase family protein, whose product is MRRVWLILMLFVCMFLTSSVLISREIRTIFVTAPASFPERSKLEAGVSALRNVGYRVIVGRSCEVSLSPREKANELNDAFANPEYDAIIAARGGYGSYNLLDWLDWEVIASNPKPLVGYSDITALLLSIYFKTGQTTFHGPMVAVELGSDTQSVHNIAAIFNGERTIRFNYQSIPVIEGKMIGRLIPANLSLFQALQGTEYLGSLKDAILVLEDVSETKESLERMIWNIAHLDDFSSLRGVVFAGFTEIRNGDLDDIKRIIHDYFLDKKIPVWIGLPSYHGDFPKVVLPVGQWVEIDMEKGTIEIVPVPEAKIK